The DNA region ATGTTTACCTCGCCGCTACAGGACGCACACTAATGGATGCAGAACTAGCAGCCGTTGCCACTCGCGATCCGAAAGCTGAGAAAAAGCAGAATATGAGATAGGTGCTGGGGACTGGGGACTGGGGACTGGGAAAGAGTTTTGCTAATCCCCAATCCCCAATCCCCAATCCCTAATCCCCAATCCCTAATCCCTAATCCCTAATCCCCAATCCCTAATCCCCAATCCCCAATCATGAGCGTTACTCCTAAATCTGATATCAATTGGCAGCCCTTAGCATCGCCACAAGCAGATGCTAATCCTGCACCTAACTTTTTCGGTGAATTGGTACAAGAGACGTTGGCTTTAACTCGTCGCTTGTTTATTCAATTGCAACGGCGTCCCTCCACATTGGTTGCCGGAATTATTCAGCCGGTGATGTGGTTGGTGCTATTTGGTGCATTATTTCAAAATGCCCCCAAGGGATTGTTTGGCAGTACGACAAATTACGGTCAATTTTTGGCTGCTGGAGTAATTGTGTTTACAGCCTTTGCTGGGGCGCTGAATGCTGGTTTGCCCGTAATGTTTGACCGCGAGTTCGGCTTTTTGAATCGTTTGCTGGTAGCACCGTTAGCATCACGGTTTTCTATTGTCTTTGCTTCAGCAATCTTTATCATCAGCCAAAGTTTGCTGCAAGCAGGCGTAATTGTTGCAGCAGCAGCGTTTATTGGGGCTGGACTACCAGATGCAACGGGTTTATTTGCGATCGCTCTAATTGTCTTTCTCTTAGCTTTGGGTGTAACAGCCATCTCCCTTGGTTTAGCTTTCGCTCTACCCGGACACATTGAATTAATTGCAGTGATTTTCGTCACTAACCTACCATTATTGTTTGCCAGTACAGCTTTGGCTCCTTTATCCTTCATGCCTCAATGGTTGCAGGTTGTAGCTACTCTAAATCCTCTCAGCTATGCGATCGAACCCATTCGCTATCTGTATCTCCACAGTAGTTGGGAACTAAGTAGCGTAGTCATGCAAGCTCCTTGGGGTGATGTTACCTTTGGGGGAGCCTTGCTGGTATTATTTGGCTTTGCCGTTGTCGCCTTACTGAGTATTCAACCCCAACTGCGGCGAACTCTTGCTTAAAGAGATAAAATAGAGCAATTTTAGGAGAGCAATTTTAGGGTCAAAATCCCATGAAAAAATCATTTTTACAAATTCCTAGACTCTTTGTGGCTACCCTGGCAGGAATTAGCTTTGCTTCCTTGCTCATAGCTCAACCAAGTTCGGCTCAAGTCAGCAGCCCAGCCGATGCTTTTCCTAGTAATAGTACAACTGACCAAAATACCGATCCCTTCTCCCGTTCAAACTCAGACAACTTCAACATGTTTGACCTGATTCATCGGGCAAATTTTGGGACTCTCAACTGGGATTCTAACCAACAGAATGAACAACTAGACTCAGCCGCAGCAGCCTTTAAAGCAAGGCAACAAAAATTAATTCAAGGTCAACAACAGCAAGCAAACCCCAGTTTGCCATCGTTTACACTACCATCAGCTACGCCGCCATCGGTTACACCACAATCAGGTAACTGAATTCAACCAAAGAACCCCAAGCCTCTAGAGGCTCGGGGCCGAGACTATTTAAAAAATCCTTAGTTATTAGGTAAAAAACTACAGCCCAAGTGCAGCTAAAACATCGCTAGCATGGGTAGTGGTATTTACACTAGTGTCAACATGGGTAATTTTGCCGTTGGGGTCAATTACGTAGGTGACGCGCTTGGCATAACCACCGCCATCCACATCGAAAGCTTTGATGAGGGATTTGTCGGTGTCAGCCAGTAGGGGAAAATTCAAATCATATTTTTGGGTGAATGCCTGATGGGAGACTTCATCATCAGCACTGACTCCCAAGATAACAATATCTTTACCTTGATATTGAGACTGGGCATCCCGAAAACTACAGGCTTGTTTGGTGCAACCTGGCGTGTCATCTTTGGGGTAAAAATACAAAACAACAGTCTTTCCCCTTAAATCAGATAACGAGACTGTGTTGCCGTTTGTATCTTTAGCGGTAAATGCAGGTGCATCCGTACCAACTGCTAGAGGCATAATTAACCTTTCCTGTTTCAGATTGTTGATGCACTTGAAATTTTACATTAATTTATAATCATTTAATATAATTACTAAAAAATAGCATAACTATACTTTAGGCAAGCAATTTTTGGTTAAATGAGGTGGTTGCTACAAGCAAAAATATATTCTTACATTAATTTTTATCAGAAGAAAAACTACTACCCATACACAATGCCTGCTGTTGATTCCCAAAACCCAAATATTTTTGTCTATCCTCAAAGCACAGTAGACAGAGCCGAGCGATCGCTAGTGTGTTCACCCTTCAATTTATCTTTATTTGAAGTCATGGGACACCAGAGTGTGTCATTAACTGCGATCGCCTTAGAAAATGGCCTCAAGCAGGGCTATACAAAACGCCCTTTATCAGAATTAGCCTGTGACAACGCCTTGGGCTGGCTGATTCAAGTGGGTGTATTACGGCGAGAAGTCGATGGTCAGGGGATTACAGATAGTTTTCGCCTCACTCCCTTGGGTCGCCAGTTGGTAGAACAATATCAGGGAAAAAATTGGCGGACACCTTCATGGCGCGATCGTTTATCCGATGCTGTGATTCGTTGGTTACGGATACCTTTTTAGAATACAAAACTAAAAAGTTAGGATTAGGGAATCAAAGGGAACAATATATACGGAAATGTCACATCTATTCACGAAGTCTTTACCATAATCATCTAATAATTAAACTTTGTGATGCTTATGGTGGGCATGGGGCATGGGGCATGGGGCATTGGGCATTGGGCATTGGTCAATAATCAATAGTTTTTCTTCCCCTGCCTCCCCTGCTCCCTCATCTCCCTCATCTCCCCCTGCTCGGCTATTGTTCGCTCCTAAAAATTCACCCTGTATCCTGAAAACTAACTAATAGCAACTATGAAATCAATTATGGTGGTGGGGACAACATCCCATGCAGGGAAATCACTTTTAACTACAGCTATTTGTCGCATTCTGTCGCGGCGTGGCTGGCGAGTGGCTCCCTTTAAAGGTCAAAATATGGCTTTAAATGCTTATGTCACTGCCAATGGTGGAGAGATTGGCTATGCCCAAGCAGTGC from Nostoc commune NIES-4072 includes:
- a CDS encoding ABC transporter permease, with the protein product MSVTPKSDINWQPLASPQADANPAPNFFGELVQETLALTRRLFIQLQRRPSTLVAGIIQPVMWLVLFGALFQNAPKGLFGSTTNYGQFLAAGVIVFTAFAGALNAGLPVMFDREFGFLNRLLVAPLASRFSIVFASAIFIISQSLLQAGVIVAAAAFIGAGLPDATGLFAIALIVFLLALGVTAISLGLAFALPGHIELIAVIFVTNLPLLFASTALAPLSFMPQWLQVVATLNPLSYAIEPIRYLYLHSSWELSSVVMQAPWGDVTFGGALLVLFGFAVVALLSIQPQLRRTLA
- a CDS encoding peroxiredoxin, yielding MPLAVGTDAPAFTAKDTNGNTVSLSDLRGKTVVLYFYPKDDTPGCTKQACSFRDAQSQYQGKDIVILGVSADDEVSHQAFTQKYDLNFPLLADTDKSLIKAFDVDGGGYAKRVTYVIDPNGKITHVDTSVNTTTHASDVLAALGL
- a CDS encoding Npun_F0494 family protein; protein product: MPAVDSQNPNIFVYPQSTVDRAERSLVCSPFNLSLFEVMGHQSVSLTAIALENGLKQGYTKRPLSELACDNALGWLIQVGVLRREVDGQGITDSFRLTPLGRQLVEQYQGKNWRTPSWRDRLSDAVIRWLRIPF